In Malania oleifera isolate guangnan ecotype guangnan chromosome 8, ASM2987363v1, whole genome shotgun sequence, a single window of DNA contains:
- the LOC131161537 gene encoding nucleobase-ascorbate transporter 3 — MVETGNHYPAQPAQVAAPPPRPLGMARGPVFPPAEQLHHLHYCIHSNPSWPEAFVLAFQHYIVMLGTTVLIASSIVPLMGGDHGDKARVIQMLLFVAGINTLLQTWVGARLPTVMGPSFAFILPVLSIIKDYSDENFSSEHARFVYTMRTIQGSLIVSSFVNIILGFSKTWGNLTRLFSPIVIVPVVCVVGLGLFMRGFPQLGNCVEIGLPMLILLVISQMYLKRIHPRAHVIMERFALLFCVGIIWAFAAILTEAGAYNNARDVTKQSCRTDGSYLMSSAPWIKIPYPFHWGAPVFKASHVFGMMGAALVSSAESTGTFFAAARLSGSTPPPAHVLTRSIGVQGVSLLLDGIFGAAVGTTASVENVGLLGLTNIGSRRVVQISTGFMIFFSIFGKFGAFFASIPLPIFAAIYCVLFGIVAAIGISFIQFANTNSMRNIYILGLSLFLGISIPQYFVTRTDPAGHGPVNTNGGWFNDILNSIFSSPPTVAIIVGTLLDNTVEAHAIEDRGLPWWVPFQHKKGDVRNEEFYSLPSIYKYIPGRFY, encoded by the exons ATGGTGGAAACGGGGAACCACTACCCTGCTCAGCCGGCGCAGGTGGCCGCGCCACCTCCCCGACCGCTCGGGATGGCGAGGGGTCCCGTTTTTCCCCCGGCCGAGCAGCTGCATCACCTCCACTACTGCATCCACTCCAACCCTTCTTGGC CTGAAGCATTTGTGTTGGCTTTTCAACATTATATTGTGATGCTTGGAACCACAGTCTTGATTGCCAGTTCTATTGTGCCTCTAATGGGCGGGGACCAT GGTGATAAAGCCCGGGTGATTCAAATGTTGCTGTTTGTGGCGGGAATCAACACGCTGCTTCAAACATGGGTTGGGGCGAGGCTTCCTACGGTGATGGGTCCATCATTTGCTTTTATCTTACCAGTCCTCTCAATCATCAAGGATTATTCGGATGAGAATTTCTCTTCCGAGCATGCG AGGTTTGTCTACACTATGAGAACCATCCAAGGCTCCCTAATTGTTTCTTCCTTTGTCAACATCATCCTCGGATTTAGCAAGACTTGGGGGAATCTTACACG GCTATTCAGCCCCATTGTTATTGTACCTGTGGTTTGTGTGGTTGGTCTTGGTCTGTTTATGAGGGGCTTTCCTCAG CTTGGCAATTGTGTGGAGATTGGCCTGCCCATGCTTATTCTGTTGGTCATCAGCCAAATG TATTTGAAGCGCATTCACCCACGCGCCCATGTCATAATGGAGAGGTTTGCTTTGCTTTTCTGCGTCGGAATTATCTGGGCTTTTGCTGCAATCCTTACCGAGGCTGGTGCTTACAATAATGCTCGGGATGTGACTAAGCAAAGTTGCCGCACAGATGGCTCCTACCTTATGTCATCCGCTCCATG GATCAAAATTCCATATCCATTTCATTGGGGTGCTCCTGTATTTAAGGCTAGCCATGTCTTTGGGATGATGGGGGCAGCACTTGTTTCATCAGCAGAG TCAACTGGAACATTTTTTGCTGCAGCAAGGCTTTCAGGTTCCACACCACCTCCAGCACACGTCCTCACTCGAAGCATCGGTGTGCAG GGTGTCAGCTTGCTGCTTGATGGGATATTTGGTGCCGCTGTCGGCACTACTGCGTCCGT TGAAAATGTTGGGCTCCTTGGATTGACAAATATAGGGAGCAGAAGGGTGGTGCAGATATCAACTGGTTTCATGATTTTCTTCTCCATATTTG GGAAATTTGGTGCCTTTTTTGCATCAATTCCTTTGCCAATATTTGCTGCCATATACTGTGTTCTATTTGGCATCGTTG CTGCCATTGGGATCTCGTTTATTCAGTTCGCGAACACTAACTCCATGAGAAACATTTACATATTGGGCCTGTCTTTGTTCCTTGGGATATCCATACCTCAGTATTTTGTCACGCGCACTGATCCAGCTGGTCACGGACCAGTTAATACTAATGGTGGATGG TTCAATGACATATTGAATTCGATCTTCTCGTCACCGCCTACCGTCGCGATTATCGTCGGGACACTGCTCGACAACACTGTCGAGGCGCACGCCATTGAGGACAGAGGACTTCCATGGTGGGTTCCTTTCCAACACAAGAAGGGAGATGTTAGAAACGAGGAGTTTTACAGTCTCCCCAGTATATATAAGTACATACCAGGAAGATTTTATTAG
- the LOC131161536 gene encoding probable disease resistance protein At4g33300 produces MAITDLFAGEIAAELLKMLMSIARKSCMCKSSAEQLIETMNELQPLIREIMYSGVELSEKRQFQLNRLSETLRDGVELARQVLASGRWNVYKNLQLARKMEKLEKKVSRFMLMEMPAHILADVHHARFESAERLDRIEGSTRRLEQRLGSMKIGVGGGGWLEEAVKRAEEEEEKWCDGSLVNLGVGMALGKKKLKEMLIGGNEPAVVGLCGIGGSGKTTLAREIFRDDEVRCHFKEQILFLTVSQSPNVEQLKAKIWGHIAVNNLVGYNDIVPQWNLQIDWKIQVRKTLVILDDVWSLSVLEQLISRIPGCKTLVVSRFKFPTILKKTYELELLREDEAISLFSFFAFGQMSIPPAANEKLVKQVVNECKGLPLALKVIGASLRDQPEMFWASAKARLARSEPICESHEVKLLERMAISVDYLPKKVRECFLDLGAFPEDKKIPLDVLINMWVELHDLDEEEAFAILVELSDKNLLTLVKDARSGDTYSSYYEISVFQHDVLRDLALHLSNRGDVNERRRLLMPKRENCLPREWERNMDQPFNAQIVSVHTGEMKEMDWCQMEFPKAEVLILNFSSKEYFLPPFIDSMPKLRALIVINYANSVATLENLSVFVNLANLRSLWFEKISIPHLPRTTIPLKMLRKISLVLCEIKDSLDQSVVDLPYLFPCLSELTMDHCEDLVQLPSSICHLRSLESLSITNCSLHELPEDLGKLKSLRILRIYACPSLKTLPPGIRELVWLKYLDISQCVNLGCLPEEMGGLARLEKIDMRECKLIRSIPKSAALLQSLHRVICDEEMSWVWKGVGNAIPGLHVQVAEECFNLDWLSD; encoded by the exons ATGGCAATAACGGACTTATTCGCCGGCGAGATAGCAGCCGAACTCCTAAAAATGCTCATGAGCATAGCCAGAAAGTCGTGCATGTGCAAATCCAGTGCGGAGCAACTGATCGAGACCATGAACGAACTGCAGCCCCTAATCCGGGAGATCATGTACTCCGGCGTCGAGTTGTCGGAGAAGCGCCAGTTTCAGCTGAACCGCCTGTCGGAAACGCTCAGAGACGGCGTCGAGCTCGCCAGACAAGTCCTCGCCTCCGGCAGGTGGAACGTGTACAAGAACCTGCAGCTCGCGAGGaagatggagaaattagagaagAAAGTGTCGAGATTCATGCTAATGGAGATGCCGGCACACATTCTGGCCGACGTGCACCACGCGCGGTTCGAATCGGCTGAGAGACTCGACCGGATCGAGGGATCAACTCGGCGGCTGGAACAGCGGCTGGGGTCCATGAAAATCGGAGTGGGCGGAGGAGGGTGGTTGGAGGAGGCCGTGAAGAGggcggaggaggaggaggagaagtgGTGCGATGGCAGTTTGGTTAATTTGGGGGTGGGGATGGCCTTGGGGAAGAAGAAGCTGAAGGAGATGCTTATTGGGGGTAACGAGCCGGCGGTTGTTGGACTTTGTGGGATTGGTGGGAGTGGGAAGACCACTCTTGCAAGAGAGATTTTCAGAGACGATGAAGTTCGTT GCCACTTCAAGGAGCAGATTTTATTCTTGACAGTGTCACAATCGCCAAATGTAGAGCAGTTGAAGGCTAAGATATGGGGACATATTGCAGTAAACAATCTTGTTGGTTATAATGATATTGTTCCACAATGGAACCTACAAATTGATTGGAAGATTCAAGTGAGGAAAACACTTGTGATTTTGGATGATGTGTGGTCACTCTCCGTGCTTGAACAGCTAATTTCCAGAATACCCGGATGCAAAACGCTTGTTGTTTCACGGTTTAAATTCCCAACGATTCTAAAAAAAACCTATGAACTAGAGTTGTTGAGAGAAGATGAAGCCATATCCCTGTTCAGCTTTTTTGCTTTTGGACAGATGTCCATTCCTCCTGCTGCTAATGAGAAATTGGTTAAGcag GTTGTGAATGAGTGTAAAGGGCTTCCATTGGCTCTTAAAGTTATAGGAGCTTCACTAAGAGACCAGCCTGAAATGTTTTGGGCAAGTGCAAAGGCAAGGCTAGCACGAAGCGAACCCATATGTGAATCCCATGAAGTTAAATTGCTCGAGCGGATGGCAATTAGTGTTGATTACTTGCCAAAAAAAGTTAGGGAATGCTTCTTGGATTTAGGTGCCTTTCCAGAggacaagaagattcctctggatGTTCTTATTAATATGTGGGTTGAACTGCATGATCTTGATGAAGAGGAAGCTTTTGCAATTCTGGTGGAGCTGTCAGACAAAAATCTCCTTACGTTGGTGAAAGATGCACG AAGTGGAGACACTTACAGCAGTTACTATGAGATCTCTGTCTTTCAACATGATGTGTTGAGAGATCTTGCTCTTCATCTGAGCAACCGTGGGGACGTAAATGAACGGAGGCGATTGCTTATGCCCAAGAGAGAAAATTGTCTTCCAAGAGAATGGGAGAGAAATATGGATCAGCCATTTAATGCCCAGATTGTTTCAGTTCATACAG GTGAAATGAAAGAAATGGACTGGTGTCAAATGGAATTTCCCAAGGCTGAAGTGCTCATCCTCAACTTCTCATCAAAGGAATACTTCCTGCCTCCTTTCATTGACAGCATGCCAAAGCTCAGGGCGTTGATAGTAATAAATTATGCCAACTCTGTCGCAACACTCGAGAACTTATCAGTATTCGTCAATTTGGCCAACTTGAGAAGCCTCTGGTTTGAAAAGATTTCCATCCCTCATTTGCCCAGAACTACCATTCCCCTAAAAATGCTGCGCAAAATATCTCTAGTCCTCTGCGAGATCAAAGACAGCCTTGATCAGTCAGTGGTAGACCTGCCCTATCTCTTCCCATGCCTCTCTGAGCTTACAATGGATCACTGCGAGGATTTGGTGCAGCTGCCTTCAAGCATTTGTCACCTGCGGTCCCTGGAGAGTCTCAGCATTACCAACTGCAGCCTCCATGAACTGCCGGAAGACCTGGGCAAACTGAAATCTCTGCGAATTCTGAGGATTTATGCTTGCCCATCACTGAAGACCCTTCCTCCTGGGATTCGCGAGCTGGTTTGGCTGAAGTACCTGGACATTTCTCAGTGTGTGAATTTGGGGTGCCTTCCCGAGGAGATGGGTGGATTGGCGAGGTTAGAAAAGATTGACATGAGGGAGTGTAAACTGATCAGGAGTATACCCAAGTCTGCTGCATTATTGCAGTCCCTGCATCGCGTTATATGTGACGAAGAGATGTCTTGGGTTTGGAAAGGGGTGGGTAATGCCATCCCAGGGCTTCATGTGCAAGTTGCAGAGGAATGCTTCAATCTTGACTGGCTTTCAGATTGA